One region of Solanum pennellii chromosome 6, SPENNV200 genomic DNA includes:
- the LOC107022202 gene encoding uncharacterized protein LOC107022202, translating into MARIENMMQKRMRRFEETNENVKDMRSDLSGIRQKVDAHVVSINHLELQMTQLSTIVNPRQPGTLSSNTIQNPKNDGHYMAVTSREGKHTIDQPMSSTVEGDMRKKDEVAESSGELGDTTKKEVELLHKVVPVPRPPPPFPPRLEKKMEDGKYCRFIIMLKQFSINIPFIKAL; encoded by the coding sequence atggcacgGATTGAgaatatgatgcagaagaggaTGAGGAGGTTTGAGGAAACTAATGAGAATGTCAAGGATATGAGAAGTGACCTATCTGGAATTAgacaaaaggtggatgcacatgttGTCTCGATAAACCACCTTGAGCTACAGATGACTCAGTTGTCTACTATagtgaacccacgccaacctGGCACTCTTTCAAGCAACACTATCCAGAACCCAAAGAATGATGGGCATTACATGGCAGTAACTTCTAGAGAAGGTAAGCATACCATTGACCAACCTATGTCGTCTACAGTAGAAGGTGatatgagaaagaaagatgagGTAGCAGAATCTAGTGGAGAGTTGGGTGATACAACAAAGAAAGAAGTAGAGTTATTGCATAAAGTGGTCCCCGTCCCCAGACCTCCACCACCATTTCCACCGAGATTGGAGAAGAAAATGGAGGATGGGAAATATTGCCGATTTATCATTATGTTGAAGCAGTTTTCCATCAATATTCCATTTATAAAAGCTTTATAG